In the genome of Diabrotica undecimpunctata isolate CICGRU chromosome 2, icDiaUnde3, whole genome shotgun sequence, the window AGCGTGCCATCGATCGCCAGACTCTTTAAAGTCGAGTAGACTGAAATTTATGACTCTACTTGAAGTGTAGATGACATAAGTTTCTATGCCTTGGGGGAAGCTAACCTTATGCCCTGCAGTGAACCTCGCTGACATTCACAGCAGTAACACAAGTGATTTGATGGACAGGCATAGCCATGTCACCTCGTTGCCTGAACCAAATgtggtacacaaaaacaaaaaaatgctcTGCTCAGTAGGTAGGCGTCTACTAATCTCTACTATACGCCTGGCGAGACAGGGAATTCGGCAACGGTTCTACAAAAAATTGGGATATAGACCCTAAATCTATATACCTACATATTACAAAATGTGATTCTCACATGTGTCTCCAATCAAAATAgattacctgtactaaaattatcaaaagtgaAACAATATTCCAAAGGGATGAAATCAAATCAACATACAAACTCGAAAACAAAGACATGGGATAGGATGAACTAATTACTTAAGGATGACATATTGTCCTCATCTGACACAAAAGGCTTTAAATCTTTAACATGCCACTTACCAAGATCAGAACCATTTAAATCTGACAAACGATAAACCACTGGTGACAATTTTTCCTTAATGGTTGCTTCAATATACTTCGGTGCTAGTTTGGACATAAACTTGTTGACAGCACAAGACAAAACCTTATTTCTTTTCCAAACTCTATCACCCACTTGAAATTGGACTTATCTTCTGCGTAAGTTGTAACTTCTAGCGTTACGTTCATATCCTTTTCGAAGATTAGCCTTAaccttttcaaaaactttatctAGACCTTTAACTTCTGAAGCATACACGTTACGGCCACCTGGAATTATCTCAATATCTTGGTTCTGTTGATCCTTGTGATCAACATCATAATAGTTTCCACTTAAAGGAACATGATGGCCATAATTCAAGAAAGCTGGGGTATATCCAGTCACTTCATGCTTTGCTGTGTTAATAGCTTGTCTGATCTTTGCTAAGTTCTTGTCCCAATCTACGTGGTCTTTTACATATGTACGTATTGCTATACCATTGGTTCTATTGTTCCTCTCCACAAAATTACACTGCGGTGCATATACTGGGCTAAACCATACTTTCTGAACGTTATACCTATTACAGAGCTCAATTAAGAGAGGATTGTTCAGGTTTGATGCATTATCACAAATCACATATTGAGGAACGCCAAACATTAGGAAAACATCATTTTCCAAAAACTCAACAATATTCTTAGCTGTGGCCTTTCTTAAAGGTTGGACTAACGTATATTTACTAAACCAATCAGCAACTACTAATAACCACGAATAACCTTTCtttgaacgaacaaagggacctaTCAGATCTATAGCAACTATTTACCAAGGAAACTTGTCCTCTCTCTGCTTATCCATTTTACCCAATGGAGCATAATTTGGTGTCTTCTGAGCACCACAAACTTTACATGACCTGACAAACTTATGCACATCAACACGCATCTGGGGCCAATAATATCTTTCTTGAATACGGGACAAAGTTTTGTAGAATCCAAAGTGAGCACACGTAGGTGGCTCATGACAAGACTGCATAACTTCAAACCTTTGTGGTTTGGGCACAAGAATTTTCCACTCTACATCATTAGTCTTAAAAGAATTGGTGGTAGGGACAAACTTATTAACAAAATCATTCTCCACCTTCCACTGTGGAAAATCAAGGGGGGATCGGAGTATCTTTGATCTCAAATTATCGAACCAAGGGTCTATTCTATCTACATCAACCTCTAAATAATTAATCTCTTGggtagtttctattttatttttccttCGGGAAGAATGCCATGTCCTATCCTCAAAGTTTAATAACAGTGAGAATTGACGCATAAAATCATTTTCCAAAATGAAACTGTAAGGGACAGAAGGtacaacaaaaaattttaccaTATGACACACACCATCAGCCTCTACTGGAAGATCAATGGTACCAACAACTGATTTATTGGAACCATCTGCTAAGCGGACATGCTTAATAGATGTGTgattatatttaatttcttggGAATTTAGAAATTCAACTCCAGCGGCACCTACAACGGATGTAGAGCAACCACTGTCTAAAAGAACTACAAAGTTTCTAGAGAAAATGGAAATACTAACATGAGGACGACTATCAAAATCTTTCTTTTCAAAAATTGGGCTCAACGAAGGCCTGTAAGGTCTATTGGTCTTAGATCTATTTGAAATACAACACTTAGGACAAGAAGATATGGTCACACCTTTATAACCACAACGAGAACAAGATACTGGCTTGCTTCTACAGTCACAGGAAATATGACCTGGCCtattacaattaaaacaaataatctttTTCGGATTTCTGGGAGCTTGATAAAGGGGAGACTGCATTAATGGGGGTGGGGATAAAAAAGATTGCATCATTGGGGTTGAGGGTGAGAAAGATTGCATCATTGGGAGTGGGGATGAAAAGGACTGATTTCTTACTTCAGTATTCTCTGGTGGACTGGGTCTATCATTTTCATACATATATTTGGGATTGGGTATCCTAGAAGAATTATTTTCTCTGTCCTCTCTGTTACCTACTCTACTTTTGTCTTGCTTATTTTGGTTACCCATCACATGAACTTGTTCTTTGGGCTTTTCTGAATCATCAATTGAAATACCAGCAAGACCTTTAGTAGTCTGCAACAAGGGCAGGACATTCTGCTCCAAACGTTTTATAGTAGCTACTAACATTTCTACTGTAGCGAAATCTTGCAGGGCTATTAGTGGAATGTAGtccactaaaatattttttctcatttttttcacCTTCTGGGCTTCACTAGGGTATGTTTCCAAACGTTCAAAAAGGTTTTCCATCACTGCTGAATAAATGGTTATGGATTCATTCTTTTTTTGCTTTCTACTTTTAATTTCATCTAAGAGATTATCACTATAATCTGGATGGAAAAAAGCAGATTTGAGTAGGGCTACCACCTCATCCCAACTACTAATTTTATCTCTAATACTCCTATACCAAATAGCAGCATTACCTTCAAATAGTTCAATGGCTGAACGGAACAGGACGTCTTCGAAAATATTCCTAGACCTAGCAGAATCTCTAACTTTTTCTAAAAATGTGGGGAGGGCTTTACTTTCACCATTAAACTTAATATGTAGATCAGAAATAATGACTGGAGTTGAAACCTATATTATTGGGGCTGGGTCTGTACAACTGGGAACTACAGGGGCTGAAACTGGAGCTGATATTTCCTCTTTTTCCAACACATCACCTTTCAATATCAACAAATCATCTTCACACTCATTGACAAACTTTATTACTTCTTCCTCAACATCATTCATAGGGAAATTTTCTAATCTGGTGTCTAAATGTGTAGACCTTGTCTCAAATCTAACAAAATCAGGTTTAGTTGATTGTGCATTCATTGATTGAGCACTACTATATAAATCTTCCATAATTAATTTAATCTCACACAACTCCTTCTCAGGATTTACTACATTCTTAACCAAATCGACTAAACTTAAAGACGAAGTAGCCTCCTTGGCCAACAAAGCCCTTAACATCTTTCTCCTATCATCAACTGTCTTATTTGGGACATCTCTACCTCTTATGAAGAGCTCATAAGATAACTCTCCTGTTTTCAAATGATTAAAACCTAGGTAGacttcatttttcaaaaattggatGAAAGCAAACACAAAATAACTAAGATCAAACTCAACAACTAGTAGAAAATATGACAATTTGAAGAAACAACCGTTTCTATTTATCACCTGATAGTAAGTCTCACTTGCACATCTGCGTACTGAAATCCAAAACTCAATCAGTTTGCTGCAACTTCTGCTCTTGACTTAGTATCAGTTGGTAAACAAAAATGAGGTCTCTAACCTGTCTCTTAAAAATTCACACTTTCACTAACAAGGACTAAAAAAATGGTTTCAAACAACATGGGACAACATGGACACTAACAAGCAACATAAACTTTACAAACAAGGAAAGACAAAACACTAATAATAATGAAAACTTGACCTTTGAGTGAGCTACACTAAATAAACACCGAAATAAACCAACTCTTGTTCCGAAAACTAAATGAGACTGCTAGTCAAAACTAAAACAGTATCTTCTGATCACAAATATTACACTTGTGGTCATTCAGATACAAGAAAGGATACACAACAAACAAACAGTCTACTATTGAGACTAAACTTAGTCGAACCTTTTCAACGACTCACGATGACTACTTCTGGCACAAAAGCTTCAACTAACCTGTGGCATTTAATACGCCGTCAAAGATGGTTAATTAGAAGACAAAATGCATAACACTACTTCACAACTACACAGCTCAAACAAAAGGTCACTCACAACTATACAAACATTTACTCAAAATGACCgaacaaacaaaattacaaaaaccgaTTATTCTGTAAAATCTGTCAAATCAATTAAGAATAAATGCAACAATAACGGTATTATTTGTTACtgttattaacttttaaaattctttttaatattaaaacattattcaaaatacatatttaaataattaattctcAAATATTTGCTTTCATTACCAAATACACATAAAATACATATACAGATAGTTCTACAgtacattacataaaaaacaataatacatatgttaatacaaatacataaacaattactTTTTGTGAGACACTGGGACACTATTCAGAAAAAAAATGGTTTCATATACGTGGCAGAAAACTAGGGAAAAATTGAAAAAGATATATGGCTTCAGGAAAAAGgacaaaaatctaaaaaatgcCTGCTACGTTGGACGCTattttgtaacgaaatattttgcctacctcagggtaagaacataggggtaggaaattggggacagaaactaatgGGGgtcaagatagggcaagcaaaataaatcgaaacgtatgcgaacggcactcaggggttaacTGGAGAGCTGgtgtcgtggataagtaaatgacaagggtgtcggattggggtaactaccagaatatgaaacaaagggatacttaaacaaatctcctggacaactggACAAAAATGGATAACAAGAAAGGGcttctaataattttaaaatgaggGCGCCGTTTTGAAGGATCCTAATCTTGCTGGAGGAAAGAAGATTtaggctcttccttcctaaaaaacgtaaacacaaaaaaggttaggagatttttctaaaataaataaaaaaaatggatcagagaaacaaatcaaatatttatttttgtctcaaacaaacagttatcaaaaatacagattgcacaagaagcatactaaataacataataacaaaattaacaaaaacttacgtgcttatctgtttacaaaagagattgctacaaaaattttcgaaattgttcctaggttatttattaatatggccaaattagattattaaaaattaaagatatccttgtttatgaaaatatcttaaaatttaaccttatatatgaaatatcttttctatataataatcaaattaaaattgttt includes:
- the LOC140433808 gene encoding uncharacterized protein, translated to MFGVPQYVICDNASNLNNPLLIELCNRYNVQKVWFSPVYAPQCNFVERNNRTNGIAIRTYVKDHVDWDKNLAKIRQAINTAKHEVTGYTPAFLNYGHHVPLSGNYYDVDHKDQQNQDIEIIPGGRNVYASEVKGLDKVFEKVKANLRKGYERNARSYNLRRR